DNA from Danio aesculapii chromosome 10, fDanAes4.1, whole genome shotgun sequence:
AGAGGGAGATGACCGATGTTTACCACAGAGCCGTGTGTTATGAAGGGCAGATGAAGTATGGACTTTTCTAGAAGGCTGGATTTGCATTTGTGTGGATGTATACTGCCACGCTTGTTTTTCCACTAGTTTGTGTGTGCTGTTCACACCCTCCTCTGTTGTGCAATAATGAGTGAGTAAAAGCTCTTTCCCATTGTGTTCTGACCGAGACCGAGCCCTGAAACTGAAACCGCACACAGAAGATCTGCAGCCCTGCTCTCCATCTGCACCTCCGCCCATTCACTGTCCATCAGCAGCGGGGAAACTGCGGCCCGCACTCCACCATGACGGATCTCAACACTGATGGAGAAATGGCAGATCCTGATTATTCTGTTTCTCCTCGAGAGTCATATTCGAATTTGGGTCAACATGACACAAAACGGCCGCGCGTGTTTATTTAGATGACTTCAGCATAACTGACACTGCTGTAAGGACAGACAGCCCCGTCTGCTGTAGGTGATGAGGAGACGTTTTGTCCTGTAGCTTCACCTGTCAGTCATCTTCAGCGCATATTTTTTCCGTGAGCGCGAAACGCCGCCGCGCGCACCGCGTTCCGCTCATATTTTCATTCTGGTCTCCGTGGAGACGCCAATCAGCGCGCGCCTCGAAGTTTCGACCTAAATTCCGGAAGTTTCGTCGGACGGCACACCATATATGAACAGGTGTGGGAGGAGCCCGGCCTTAGGTGTATAAGAACCGCAGGTAGAGCCAGATCAGCAGAGAAACCAACAGGAGAGCGAGCAAGAGAGGAAGAGGAGCGCGCACCGCCCGCGAAGAGAGAGGTGTGTGTGAGGGATGGAGAGATTGTATGTCATGGGTTTGTGTGCGCGTGCGgcggagagagagagcgagagagagaggcagggagcgagcgtgcgtgtgtgagtgagagtgtgagcaagaaaatgtttttatatttattgtgtgtgtgtgtgtgtgtgtgtgtgtgtgtgatttgtgatagagtgtgtgtgtcggagatgagagagagagtgtgtgtgtatatgtatgtatgtatgtgtgtgtgatttgtgaTCGAGAGTGTGTCAGagatgagagagagtgtgtgtgtgtgtgtatgtatgtatttatgtatgtgtgtgtgatttgtgaTCGAGTGTGTGTCAGagatgagagagagtgtgtgtgtgtgtgtgtgttaatgtgtgtgtttctgtggtcCTCAGAGATGGCCTTCAACACACTGACCTCCAGAGCGGTTCTGCTGTATGATGAGTGGCTCAAGGAAGCAGGTGAGtccttcctcttcctcctccccctttttctcctccctcctcctcttcctcctgagTAACCgtcctgtgtgtgtgttcctcagaTCCGCGCACAGGGAACTGGGTCCTCATGGGTTCCCCGTTCCCGCAGACGTTCATCATCGCCGCTTACGTGTTCTTCGTGACGACTCTGGGCCCGCGGCTGATGGAGAACCGCAAACCCTTCCAGCTGAAGACCATCCTGATCATCTACAACCTCAGCATCGTGCTCTTCTCCCTCTACATGAtctatgaggtgtgtgtgtgtgtgtgtgtgtgtgtgtgtgtgtgtgtgtgtgtgtgtgtgtgtgtgtgtgtgtgtgtgtgtgtgtgtgtgtgtgtgtgtgtgtgtgtgtgtgtgtgtgtgtgtgtgtgtgtgtgtgtgtgtgtggtgtgtgtgtgtgtgtgtgtgtgtgtgtggtgtgtgtgtgtgtgtgtgtgtgtgtgtgtgtgtgtgtgtgtgtgtgtgtgtgtgtgtgtgtgtgtgtgtgtgtgtgtgtgtgtgtgtgtgtgtgtgtgtgtgtgtgtgtgtgtgtgcgcgctctgACCGTGTCTCTGCTCCTCCACAGTTCCTGATGTCCGGCTGGGCGAATGGCTACACCTACAGGTGTGATCTGGTGGATTACTCCAGCTCTCCACAGGCACTGCGGGTATGtggagtacacacacacacacacacacacgtgcagcaGTCTGATGTGTGTCCTCTTCTAGATGGCCTGGACCTGCTGGCTCTACTATTTCTCCAAGTTCATCGAGATGCTGGACACAGTAGGTGACGCTTTACATCTATAAATAATGTCTTTCATGACgatgctgaagtgtgtgtgtgtgtgtgtgtgtgttcaggtgttcTTCGTGCTGAGGAAGAAGAGCAGTCAGGTGTCGTTCCTGCATGTCTATCATCACTCCATCATGCCCTTCACCTGGTGGTTCGGCGTGCGCTTCGCTCCAGGTCTCCCCCTAATAAAATGAAACCGTTGATCCTTGTTTGGTGTatttgtggctgtgtgtgtgttctgacgtgtgtgtgtgttcaggtggtCTGGGGACGTTCCACGCGCTGCTGAACTGTATGGTCCACGTCATCATGTACAGCTATTACCTGCTCTCGGCTCTGGGGCCCAAATACCAGAAGTTCCTGTGGTGGAAGAAGCACATGACCACCAtccagctggtgtgtgtgtgtgtgtgcgcgtgcgcatTTTAAATCCCAGTGTGTGTGTAATCTCCCACTAACgcgcgtgtgtttgtgtttctcagGTGCAGTTTGTGCTGGTCACGGCCCACATCGGCCAGTTCTTCTTCATGCAGGACTGCCCGTACCAGTTCCCGGTGTTCCTGTACATCATCGGGCTGTACGGGCTGATCTTCCTGCTGCTGTTCCTGCACTTTTACTACCACGCATACACACGCGGCAAACGGCTGCCCAAAGTGCTGCAGAACCGCAACTTCCTGCTGCAGAAGCTGGACTGACCCGCACCGACCACTTTCAGCACATCCACTTCCTGTTTTACGTTAAAACTCCTGGGGAAACCGTTGcagacgctgtgtgtgtgtgtgtgtgtgtgtgtgtgtgtgagactgagcTGCGGGCCGGATCAGACTGCGGGTTATGAGAGCAGAGGTGATGAAGGTTTTTGAGGGTTTGTTCATTAAATGACCCGATGACCTTTGACCCCTGACTGACCGCCTGCTGGAACCCGCAGGATTGTGCACCGCAGATGTGACGTcagcagaatgtgtgtgtgtgtgtgatattttatttattctttatttaatattgCGGTTTTCTTAATGTTGTGCTGTTTTACATGAAGTCGTGTTTCCTGTTCTACTTTTATATTGAGAGCAACAGAAGACAGAACCGGTGGGTTTCTCCTCCTTTTGTCTTTTTAAAGTCCTATTTTCAAAAAggtttttgtatttttcaaaaaaaaagatttttactaTGGAACAAAATAAATTTTGCCATGTTACTTCAGTTTCGTTGTGTTTTCATTACTTCTACACGCTTCCCAGCGCaataaactacaactcccatacTGCACTGCGGTGAAAGTTGATGCGGTGTGCGTCACGTGACTGGATTCGTGTACCAATCAGAGGCTCGTCCTGAACGCGTGTGTTTTCAAAAGTGCAGTAACTGACGCGGGAATGTTTACAGCCATACATGCCTAAACCAGACATTTAAACTGAGTTCGGCTGTAATGGAGGGTGAGATGATCGGACCCGGACCGTACAGGGCGACCAAACTGGTAAGAGCTGTGGGTAAAGCCGGAGTGTGCGCTCCTCATCAGCGCTTCTCTTCGGTTCTCCGACATCAGCAGTGTTGACCTGAAATAATATAAAGACACCGCTGTGCTGCAGAGCCCGCTAGCACACTGCAGGTTACACGGGGGATACTTTGAGAAATGTTAGAAATGGGAAGCCTTTAATTCCTGTCGTACATCTGTTTTACCACAGGCGCtaaagtaagtgtgtgtgtgtgtgtgtgtgtgtgtgttgaaatgGTTTTACGCTATTCTACTGTTTACTACAGTTGTATTATGATATTGATAATATTCCCGGTGTGTTACTGACTGTCTTGAGAGTGTCCTCCGTATCCATAACACTCAAACGCTGTATATTAGCGTCCGTCTGGCCCACACTCAGCTGCAGGTTCTGCGTCTGTGCTCGTGATCCTGGAGCGGGTTTATTCCCGAGCAGGAAACTTTAGTCCAGCGGAAGATGTAAATGCTCTTTTCATCACCCTGCACTGATCCCGGAGCGGTCTCAGTgtttctcctgttaaacacaGGTACAGGAGTAACTGTGCTGGGATCAGTCAGCCCCGGATTTGTATCATATTTTCCCACTAATGTGTGGCGTGCTGCAGGGGTTGCCAGATCCCTCACTAATATCATCTTTTGTTGAACAGATAAATTAATGTAAAGGTTTGGAGGCGCTCGAGGGAGAGTACATTTTAACTTTAATATATACATAAGTACATATACAGGTGTATCTGTCTGTAATATCAGTCGGTCAGTGTGGATGCGGGAATCATTACCTGACGGTGAGGGCAGACTGTGAGCAGCAGTGCCTGCTCTGCTCTACGGTCACTCCTTCATCAGGAGCTCTTGTTCTCTTATCAGAGCATTTTAGAGAATAGACAGTTCTAGAAAATAACGTCTAGAAAGCGCTGGAGAtgaacatttaatattttctgtttcagAAAGACAGTTATAAACACGATGTTGCCACACTTGTATGTACAGACGTGATGTGCTGAAATATTAAGCACTGTTCACAAACATCCTCCTACTAGCCCAGCCTCTGGGCTGTCATTTCTGCACATCTGAGCTCGTGGTCATCAGTTTTCGCTGAGGAGTAATAGTAATGGACTGACTGTGGTACATGTGATGTCTTCCTCCGCTGTCAGGGCTGAGGTGTTGCTGTACGTCTGTGGAATGTGATTTACAGTAGTTTAATATCTCGCGTAGTCCTCATTTGGCACTTTTACTGAATAAAGATCCACAGATTTACACAGTAAAACAACACGCCTCATTCTGTCGGTGCTTCACTGTCAGCAGTTTATCCTCCACCCTGCGCAGCTTCACCTCCACACCGCTCTGAAACTCCGCTTCACACAGatcgaggtaaagttggttttatatgcacacatttagactttctccttgataatataatttcagaaaagtatttatTTCAAATTCTAATTGGATAAATCACATCAGCAGCCAAGGAATATCAGAGTAAAacgttgttcacagtcaattaactAGTGCTGGTGTTGTTTTGAAGTTGTATttgcatgctaattcagactgaatattcaaaatagTGTAAGTAAACAATATAAGTACCGTAAAATGAAccaatatgcaaatataaaaccaactctaCCTCAATTTCACACAGCTCTAGAAATACAGACACACCGGCCGCTCCTGATTTCTGCAGATCCGGCTTTTCTTTTTATGAACTGTAAtgataataaactaataatgaggACAATAATAAACCagattaaaaatacatctgttcCCCACAAACTGCTCTACCAGCACAGACAACATCAATAAACATCTTCAACAGAACATGATCTTCCACTGTCTGTAACTCAATTAAAGCCAAGATAAGCAGAAACCCACACGGATCCGCCTATCAGTGACAGCGCAGGGTGGGTTGAggcccgaaggaaacccacgccagcacggggagaacatgcagactcagCACAGAAAATCCTGttacaaaatgcggcgaaaagtcctacatgacggtaataacgcaattaaggtgtttacatgtctgtactgcacttcaataatgcgactaaaatcagcgtactccacacgtcttaattcgatttctctttagttggattgtgaccttaatcggattaaattaatcaaaaatcgctgtttacatggtcaactctaaatcagagtattgtcttaatcgcattaaaatcagattattggtgtccatgtaaacggagtcattcttgctgtaaggcaacagtgttaaccactgggccgccgtgccgcccAATCAATGAAAAAGGAGGGAAGAGTatggtggaaggggggattctccAAGATGAAGATGACTGAGGGGAGGAGCTCTGCTTATTTacagtgaatcatctgattggtgaatcatgcgttagctaatgcaggaccagctgtggtcaatcataagcacgcgcTCCTCTCGatattagcttataaataaacttcactctgAGTCTCACTGAGCCCTGAGCTGCTGTATGATCacagtatgatgatgatgatgatgatgatgatgatgaatggtTTCTTATGTGTTCAGTGGAATGAGACGGTCCGGTTGTTCCGCTCCGGGATGCCGGTCCGCCGCCGCTGGTCCCGCTTCCGCAGTTACGAGCGCTGTTTCTCGGGTTCGGAGGCGCTGGATTTCCTCCATCAGCTGCTGCAGCAGAACCAGAACTTCGGGCCGGAGGTGTCGCGCCAGCAGACGCTGCAGCTGCTGAGCAAATTCCTGAAGAACCATGTGATCGAAGACGTCAGAGGACGGTTTGGCACCGAGGACTTCCAGGACAGCGGACACCTGTACAGGTGAGGCTCTACTATCCTGCACCGGTGCTGATCACAGCAGAATATGATCATTATCTGCTTTCTGTCCTCATCAAGAGATATAATCTAGcacatataataacaataataatagtaatagtaagctagtatatatagcttaagggggtgTAGTGTGGCGGTTCAGCTAACCCAGCCgccacagagacagacagagagagagatgagtGTTTGAGACAGATGAATGTTGTTGTTTGAGCTCTTCATGTACCTGCTGTGACTGTGTTATAAAGCGCTATAGATGTGCAGAAGCAGTCATGTTAGTCAGTGTCCTGCACACTACACACATGCCATTCTGTTATTCCTAACTCTTCCTGATGTATGCTGTACATGTGGCAGATTTCCTCTACGGTCGCCCCTGAAGACGGTTCCTGTGCGCCCGCCAGTCCCAGACCTGCAGATACCCACGATGCCCTGCTGGGAAGAGGAGAAGGTCCCTGCAACACgtctgctggtgtgtgtgtgtgtgtgtgtgtgtgtgtgtgtgtgtgtgcgcgcgtgtgtgtgtgtgtgtgtgtgcgcgtgtgtgtgtgtgtgtgtgtgtgtgtgtgtgtgtgtgtgtgtgtgtgtgtgtgtgtgtgtgtgtgtgtgttctgtcagTATAGTTGACGCAGCAGTGCAGTTGGGTGTCAACAAAACACTGAGCAGTACTGAAGGTCGGGACCCCTCAGACTGAGCGCTACAGCCGCTAACAGCAGCCATGGCGTAGTGGAGCGCTCGCAGCGCTGGTCTGGTGTGTGTTctaatcaagcggcaacctcccgctctccctcgggaggccaatacggaagtaactgaaactgcaattcatcaaaatttcgctagtcctggctccataatagagcaaatttcaattgagcccactgttagaatggccaactttacagcagaaaaaaaggtgtttacagcctggtacaaagaacgattttggttcatatagctattattaccctccatgacaactgtgagggggtgaattttttataactcatccatttcctttatattaggttattttaagtttgcataattaagggcgtggccacttgagtgacagctaggtctcgctggtcgccgtcacttcacctcagctgaatccagcagattagccactgatctcggcatattcatcgtatttttgttttgttgtatgtggctttacacagtcagctaccttttggacttatttccttcaattatcagatgatatgggatgctgtgtgcatttaattgtgctcacatggcctccgtttcccatgtgagtaaagttatatacttgtataccatctctataaatgtatttgttttattaagatcatttatcattaatatttttctttagaccagtaaagcactccagaatctgccagattgattagctgtaggctctagaacagtcatctgaagcgttgtcatacaatgttgtgctggattttatcaatagtcttgcatttacttacacacacacacacacacacacacatctgaagtgtttggaagtaattcgcggtttcctcctgtagaaaaacgtcataagaacaatgtttagtggctcaatgtattactaccgtgtttttaaaagtctaaacactttattgatatagtgtacagccaagcacatgtggtcagaacacaaacgagtcgcaggtaatgaagtatcaagcgtttctcccaaagtaaagtctgtctgccaggtctaagcaaagtgccagcaggtgtctgtagctccgcccactctccgcctctttgcccttgtttggtatcccgccgtgggtgc
Protein-coding regions in this window:
- the elovl7b gene encoding elongation of very long chain fatty acids protein 7; its protein translation is MAFNTLTSRAVLLYDEWLKEADPRTGNWVLMGSPFPQTFIIAAYVFFVTTLGPRLMENRKPFQLKTILIIYNLSIVLFSLYMIYEFLMSGWANGYTYRCDLVDYSSSPQALRMAWTCWLYYFSKFIEMLDTVFFVLRKKSSQVSFLHVYHHSIMPFTWWFGVRFAPGGLGTFHALLNCMVHVIMYSYYLLSALGPKYQKFLWWKKHMTTIQLVQFVLVTAHIGQFFFMQDCPYQFPVFLYIIGLYGLIFLLLFLHFYYHAYTRGKRLPKVLQNRNFLLQKLD